One window of Epinephelus fuscoguttatus linkage group LG9, E.fuscoguttatus.final_Chr_v1 genomic DNA carries:
- the LOC125894441 gene encoding zinc finger BED domain-containing protein 4, whose translation MGEVQAELGLPPHQLITESPTRWGSRQKMIERFLEQEKTIACVLGADKKSRHLVPTWQEVLESINKAVKPLQDFTDALSWEGYVSVSYIKPVLHLFKTSLLQPEEEDTELTKTIKKNILLYLENKYSNPVTDELLDMSSLMDPRFRTTYIDPGKVEQVKNKRAVTELLSLPAEKSTPQQPGPAVQVRQEAQPPPNKKMTLASFIKKSMPVPSPHQSEGGKVETKLATYLLTPEADPDTDPLEWWKRHEPNFPRLSNLAKKYLSVPATSVPSERVFSVGGGIVTCNRACLKPEVVDRLVFLAKNL comes from the coding sequence atgGGTGAAGTACAGGCTGAGCTTGGTCTACCCCCTCATCAGCTAATAACGGAGTCCCCTACCAGATGGGGTTCACGACAAAAAATGATAGAGAGATTTCTGGAACAGGAGAAGACCATAGCCTGTGTCCTCGGTGCAGACAAGAAAAGTCGGCATCTCGTGCCCACATGGCAAGAGGTTTTAGAATCAATAAATAAAGCTGTCAAACCACTCCAAGACTTTACTGACGCCCTGTCCTGGGAGGGTTATGTTAGCGTTTCCTACATTAAGCCGGTGCTCCATTTGTTCAAAACCAGTCTCCTACAGCCAGAGGAAGAAGATACCGAGCTCactaaaactattaaaaaaaacattctgctGTACCTTGAGAACAAATACAGCAACCCTGTGACGGATGAACTCTTAGACATGTCCTCACTGATGGACCCCAGGTTCCGAACAACCTACATTGACCCAGGAAAGGTGGaacaagtaaaaaacaaaagagcagtCACTGAGCTGTTGTCTCTGCCTGCTGAAAAAAGTACACCACAGCAGCCTGGTCCAGCTGTGCAGGTGCGCCAAGAAGCCCAGCCTCCACCCAATAAGAAAATGACTTTAGCTTCCTTCATTAAGAAGAGTATGCCGGTGCCATCTCCCCACCAGTCAGAGGGAGGGAAAGTAGAGACTAAGCTGGCAACCTACCTGCTGACCCCTGAGGCAGATCCAGACACTGATCCACTTGAGTGGTGGAAGCGCCACGAACCAAACTTCCCAAGGCTCAGTAATCTGGCCAAAAAATACCTATCTGTCCCTGCTACAAGTGTCCCGTCAGAGAGGGTTTTTAGTGTGGGGGGTGGCATTGTTACTTGCAACAGGGCATGCCTCAAGCCAGAGGTAGTAGACAGGCTTGTTTTCCTTGCCAAAaatttgtaa